The sequence CTAATTGTAGTAGCGCCATGGGTATTTGTAATTTCTATGGAAATTTCTATTGCTTTCGCTTTTGATAAAGGGCCAATTATTTGTATTCCTATGCCCTCGTCGGTTTTGACCTGATAGCCAAAATAATCTCCTTTTTCTTCATTTTCTACTCTATTTGGTTGTTCGACGCTCATTTGCCTGAGAATTTTAGCCATTTTATTTTGATATTTTAATATTGTTTAACAAAATCTGATCTGTATTCTTGGTTTTATATTTTTTGTTTTTGGTGTTAGTATTCTCTTAAATGAAGGTTTCAGTTTGTATTACTGTTTTTAATGAAGAAAAAACTATTAGTCGGCTTTTGCACGCACTTCTTGATCAAACTAAAAAGCCTGATGAGATAGTTATTGTTGATGGTGGTTCAACTGATAAAACAATTGAAATAATAAAGCACTTTCAGAAAAAAGATGCGACTATTAAACTTTTGGTTGAAAAATGTTCTATCGCCAAAGGCAGAAATCTTGCTATTAGTCTTTCAAGAAATGAAATAGTTGCTTTAACTGATGCAGGTTGTGAGCCTTATTTAGATTGGCTTGAGAAGCTAGTTTATTTCTTTAAACATAAAGAGGTTGGAATAGCAGCTGGTTTTTATGATATGAGAACCACGAATCCCTTGAATAAAGTAATTTCCTGTTATCTTGGAGTTGTTGAGGAAAGATTTGATCCGACATCATTTTTGCCTTCAACCAGAAGTGTTGCTTTAAGAAAAAGTGTTTGGGAGGAGTTGTGTGGATTTGACGAGAGTCTTGAAAGTACTGGTGAGGACACTTTATTTTTTGCCAGAGCTGTGAAACAAGGCGTGAAAATTGTTAGAGTGAAAGAGGCTAGGGTAGTGTGGTGGGAGATTGGAGAAATGAATCTTAGAACTTTCTTTAAAAAAGTTTTTAGTTATGCAAAAGGTGATGTAAAAACAGGAATTTGGCTCCATCCTTCCAAAGGCTTAATGTCGCACAATATAAAAGCAGTTTCCGTTTTTCTTCGTTATTTCTTATTCTTATTTTTGGCTTTTAAACTTTTTCAATCTTTCAGTTCTTACTTTTGGGTGATTTTTGTATTCTTTTTGTATCTTATTTGGCCAATTTACAAGTGGCGTGATGTTTTAAAAGAGAGAAAAGAAAGAATATTTTTACCCTTGGTTCAGGCGGTTTCTGATTTTGGTATTATGGGAGGTTTCTTGGCAGGTATTTGGGAAGGTTTGTTTTCTATCTTTAAGATATCTTTTAAGATAAAATAGCTTTATGGGTTATTTGAAAGATGCTATTCGCGGTATTGGTTGGATGGCATTGTTGCGCGCTTTTACTAGAGGTCTTGCTTTTGTAAGACTTGCAATTTTGGCAAGGCTACTTGATCCTTTTCAGTTTGGAATTTATGGTATTGCTTCTTTGATTCTTGCACTTCTTGAAATTTTTACAGAAACTGGGGTGAACATAGTTCTTGTTCAATCAAAATCAAAAATAACTGATTATTTAAATACAGCTTGGGTAGTCTCTATAGCAAGAGGAGTAGCCATTTCTATTTTGATGTTAATTTTTTCCTATCCAGTTTCTATTTTTTTTAAAAACCCACAATCTTTAGGGATTATATTATTTTTGAGTATAGTTCCGTTCTTAAGAGGTTTTATAAATCCAATGATAGTTAATTTTCAGAAAGAATTGGAGTTTAAAAAAGAATTCGTTTTTAGGTCAGTAATCTTTTTATTTGATGCTTTTGTTGCTATTGCTTTTGGTTTTATAACAAGGTCGGCTTACAGTCTTGCTTTTGGTTTGATGGCTGGAGCATTGCTTGAAATTTTCCTTTCTTTTTATTTGGTTAAGCCTACCCCCTCGTTTAAATTTGAGAAGGAAAAACTATTGTATGTTATAAGAAATGGTAAATGGATGACTTTTGCTGGTATTTTTGATTATTTTTTTAGAAACGGTGATGATATGGTGGTTGGCAGGATTCTGGGTGCTTCTTCATTGGGTTTGTATCAAGTTGCTTACAAGATCTCAACTCTTCCTGTTTCGGAAACAGGTCAGGTGTTTAATAAGGTCACTTTTCCTCTTTTTACTAAGATATCTAAGGATAAAAAGCTTCTTAAATCAACCTTTTGGAAGTCTTTATTTGCTGTTTCTGTTTTTGTTTTACCTTTTGGTTTAGTGCTTTTTTTGTTTGCCCATATACTTGTGCCACTAGCTTTGGGGGCAAAATGGGTTGAAATTATACCTGTCGTTCGTATCCTTGCTCTATTTGGAATAGCAAGTTCTCTACAAGGACCATTTTATTCTCTTTTTCTTGGGGTTGGTAGACAAAATTATGTTACTTACGCTTCTTTCTTGGGATTTCTAATTATGATCTTATCTATTGTTCCTTTGGTTGTGAGGTTTGGAATTGTTGGAGCGGCAGTCTCTGCTCTTTTGGGAAGTTTGGTTTCTTTTCCGCTTGTGATTTACTATTTTTCTAAAATTATAAAATGATGGATTTTGATGAAAGAGTTATTCCAGGTATAACTGCCAATTTTCAATTTAAAGAATCTTTAGCCCGTTATGAATTTGCTTCGAAGATTTTAAAGGGTGGTTCTTATGTTCTT comes from Patescibacteria group bacterium and encodes:
- a CDS encoding lipopolysaccharide biosynthesis protein, which codes for MGYLKDAIRGIGWMALLRAFTRGLAFVRLAILARLLDPFQFGIYGIASLILALLEIFTETGVNIVLVQSKSKITDYLNTAWVVSIARGVAISILMLIFSYPVSIFFKNPQSLGIILFLSIVPFLRGFINPMIVNFQKELEFKKEFVFRSVIFLFDAFVAIAFGFITRSAYSLAFGLMAGALLEIFLSFYLVKPTPSFKFEKEKLLYVIRNGKWMTFAGIFDYFFRNGDDMVVGRILGASSLGLYQVAYKISTLPVSETGQVFNKVTFPLFTKISKDKKLLKSTFWKSLFAVSVFVLPFGLVLFLFAHILVPLALGAKWVEIIPVVRILALFGIASSLQGPFYSLFLGVGRQNYVTYASFLGFLIMILSIVPLVVRFGIVGAAVSALLGSLVSFPLVIYYFSKIIK